In Paraglaciecola sp. T6c, the sequence CTTGGCTTCAGTCAGTGCCGATGGGCTACTTTCATATCGCATTTGCGCAATATTCTCAAAATAGAAAACTTCAACTTCTTTTTGACTGGCCAGTGCAATACTTGGACTAATAGCCAATATGACTGTAACTAGTATGATCGGTAAACTCATCGTAATCTCTCATCATTTGTTAGGCGTAATTCTCAATGAGCAATGCAAGGCAGTTCCTGTGCCAAGTAATTAAATTGTTGTTAGTAAAGAGTATTTTTAATTTTAAGTCATGTGGAATGAGACTTCAGTGCCGAGGGTAAGTCAAATTCGCTAACATTTAGCCAAAATGAGAATTTCCTAGATGCGCTATTTAACACATAAGAATCTGACTTTTAGGTGTATACATTAGGTATGACGTATTTTAATGCGGTGCACGTGTCTGTAATCATGACGCTAAATCTTTGGGGTAGCCGTATCCTTAAACCTATTTTCAGCTGTGTACTAGTAAATGGCAGAAGTAAAGGACAGTTTGCTACTGGTTCTTTCTGTTATTTATCTGCGGCGCTATTGATATGCAGTATATTCAGTCATCGTCTTTATGCACAAGAACAGGACACCTGCTTTGTATTCCATGAACAGCAGAATGATACACCCCTTTCCCTTACGCTAAATCAAATCAAAAGAGTGCCTGTTAAACAATTTACTAACCACCTATCAGTAGCGTGTCACGTCAAAGAACAGAGTGTATTAATTATCAACAACAATGCTATACGCAAAGCAAGTTTGCATATTGAGCATGAAGAGCAGCAGAAAATTGCCGCTAATAAACTGGTTTTTGTTTTACCCCAGGGGCAGTACAACGCAAGTTTAGTACTAGACGCCGAGCGGGACTTTAGCCTAACACTCGTTCGCAAAACCTGGCCAGATTACGCATTAGCGGGGCAACAACATAACTTGTTATTGGGCCTGTTTTATGGGCTGTGCATTACACTGGTTTTTTATTTGTATGTGATGGGGAGAAGCCTTAAAGATAAGCGCTTCCACTTTTATTGTTACTACGTTCTCTGTGCGGGCATTTTTTTCTTGTTACAGGAAGGGAACATAAACCTATTCTTTGATGCAAACCTAACCAACAACATAAGGTTAAACCTTTTATTCGCTGGCTTAACGGTATTTACCGGCACGATTTTCGTTGTAACCTTATTGGGCTTACAGCGACGTTGGTCGCGATTCACTCGCTATGTCGTGATGTATCCTGCTGTTTTCGTGTTGGGTGTCTCAATTGTGCTGTGTTTTTTACCTAGAGGGGAATGGTTTACATTACTTGCCATCATTATGGCAAGAACCACCATGGCCGTATTGATGTGTACGTTTGGATTAATTGCATATGCCTCCTACGTTCGAGTACACACCGCTCGCCTTGTACTGCTCGCTTCATTGACTGTGTGTTGTGCGATGGTTTTCCGGATATTTTTGGGTGATCAAAGTCCGTTTTTACAGCGTTATGGCCTGTTGTTTTCATTTGCCATTGAGAGTTTTCTTCTTGCTATCGCTACCTCAGAACGAATAAAGCGCATCAACCAAGAGAAGATTTTGGCTCAAGCCCAAGCCATGACGGATCCGCTATGTGAAATTTTTAATCGAAGAGGCTGGGAAGAAGCCGCAGAAAAAATCGTAAAAAACCACAACACGCAGCAGGGAATATTATGTTTGTTGTACATCGATTTAGATTACTTCAAAGAGATTAATGACAATTTTGGTCATAAAGCAGGAGACCAAGTACTGCGAATTATGGCTAAAATCATTCGTAAACAAATGCGAGATCAAGATGCAGTTGGCCGTCTAGGCGGTGATGAATTTGTCGCTCTTGCTCAATTTGAGGATGAACGTCAATCAGAAATATTAAGAGAACGTGTTACGAAACGCTTAAAGAATATTAATATCAGTACCGACAGCGCGCAGATCCGAGTCACCGCCAGTGTGGGGTGTGTGGTGTTCAGTGATAACGAAATAAGCGTTAGTGAAATGCTGCAAAAAGCAGATCAAGCGATGTATATGAGCAAAAGGGAGAATCAAGACAAGACCTGCTCTTGACTTGAACGCAAGATAATATACTGTTTTGCAAGAAATTTTGATACAAAGTGTGAGGTCTCTATGCTGTCTGTCGATCAGAAAAATGAATTTCGAGCCCAAGGGTATATCGTATTAAACCAGCTTTTTTCCACGGCAGAAATGGCCTCTTTAAAAAGTGAAGCTGAATCTATTGTTGAGTTGTTCGACCCTAATTCAACTCGTGCTGTTTTTTCTACCCAAGATCAGAGCAAATCAAGAGATGATTACTTCTTACAATCAGGCGATAAAATCCGCTGTTTTTTTGAAGAGGAAGCCTTCGACGAGAAAGGCGACTTGAAGCAAGCTAAGGCAGTAAGCATTAACAAAATTGGCCATGCCCTGCACACGCTAAACCCCGTATTTAAAGCATTCAGCCACGATCCTAGGATCAGACAATTAGCAAGAGATGTAGGGTTATTCAAACCGCAAATTCATCAATCTATGTATATTTTTAAACAGCCGAAGATAGGAGGAGTGATCCGCTGGCATCAAGACGGCACCTATTTCTTAAGCGACCCCTTGTCCGTAGTGACATTTTGGTTTGCAGTGGAAGATGCCACAATTGAAAATGGCTGCTTACAAGTTAAGGCCGATGGCAGTGATACGCCTCTGCGCGAGCAATTTATGCGCTTTACCGATGACAGCACAGAATTAAAAGTGCTAGATGACACCCCTTGGCCAAAAGATGAAGATGCAAAACCTTTAGAGGTAAAGAAAGGTTCGCTGGTGGTATTTGATGGGTTACTGCCGCATTTTAGTGCGCCAAATCGCTCGGAGAAATCACGCCATGCTTTTACGCTGCACATGACGTGTGCTACCACAAAATATGACCCGCTAAATTGGTTACAAGCCTCGCCCAGTCTTCTGTAGTTCTTCTATTAACCGCGATAGAGGGTTTTGATTAGGTGGTAACCAAATTGAGTTTTGACTGGTCCATGTACGGTCAAAATCTCTTTTTTAAACACTACGCTGTCAAAGGCTTTAACCATAGTGCCCGGGCTGAACTCACCTAAATCCCCCCCTTTTTTGCCTGATGGACACAGTGAATGCTTTTTAGCGAGTTGTTGGAAGTTCGCGCCTTTGTCTAATTGCGCTTTCAATTGTTGCGCTTCTTTTTCAGTTTTGACCAAGATATGGCATGCGCCTGCTTTCATGATAATTCACCTGTTTTGTTAACGTACCCACTGGCTTTTTACAGGGCTCAAATGGACGCGTAATCTTGTAAACATTAATACTGTTATTGTGCCACGGGACTGACGTTAGCAGCAAAGGCAAATATCTATATTTAAAAACCATAAGGTAATTCCCATAGGTCTCGGATATTGTTTGTCACTCAGTTATCATAGTTGTTTTATGACAGCAGTACTGAGCTTAGTGAAAACAGAGCTTATGTTGATAATATGCGCGCCGGTCTTTCGAGGCTAATTTTCAGGGCGCAGTAAAACGAAACAACAATAGCTAGAGCGATTTGACGCTTAATTTGAATAGTAAGGAGATAAGGTGTTTGCGTTATCAGATAGAAGTTTAAAAGGGCAAGTGTCCGATGCTGAGTGGCAAACTCGCGTTGATCTAGCTGCATGTTACAGACTCGTGGCAGACGCTCGCTGGGGCGACCTTATTTATACCCATATTTCTGCGCGTGTTCCCGGTACAGATGAGTATTTGATTAATCCTTTTGGGTTAACATTTGAAGAAGTCACCGCCTCGAACCTAGTGAAAGTGGATTTAGAAGGCAATATCCTAGATGGTTCGCCGTATACTATTAATCCTGCTGGTTTTACCATTCATAGCGCTATTCATGAAGTAAGACATGATGCGCAATGCGTCATTCATTTGCATACCAAAGCGACGATCAGCGTTGCCAGCCTAAAAGATGGTTTGCAACCATGGAGCCAATACGCGATGTTCTCCTTGTCGTCCATGAGCTACCACGAATATGAAGGTCTGGCGGTGAATGCCGATGAGAAAAGGCGCCTGCAAGATGATTTAGCTAACAACAACCATATGCTTTTACATAATCATGGCGGTTTGACATTGGGCCCAACGGTGGGGGATGCCTTTATGCGCTTTTATGATTTGCAGCGCGCATGTGAGATTCAGATGGATTTACTACAAGCAAATCAATCGGTTATTGAAATTCCACAGGCCATAGTCGATGGCATATATGCTCAAGCTAATGTGGTTCACAGTGGGCAAACCGGCGGCCAAAAAGCCTGGCCAGCCATGTTACGTAAAGCTTACAAGCTCGATCCGAGTTTTTGCGAATAACAAAATACACGTTAAAGACAAGAATAATTACTTTCAGGAATAGAATTAATGAAAATTACCCGCGTTGAAATTTTTGATATCGAGTGCCCAAAACGCACAGTGTGGAACCCCGTTTTTATTCGTATTCATACAGATGAAGGGATAACAGGCGTAGGGGAGGCTGGTCTTGCATACGACTGGGGACACAGTGCTGCTGCGCATATGATTAAGGAAATTGCAGAAGCATTATTGATCGGTTTCAATCCGGTCAATACCGAACTGCTGTGGAGCAAAATGCTCAGAGAAGGTTTTTGGGGACTAGGTGGCGGCCCAGTGTTTTATGCGGCTATGAGCGCAATCGATACGGCATTATGGGACATTAAAGCCAGAGCGCTAAATGTACCTTTGTACCAATTATTGGGTGGTAAAACCAACGAAAAATTACGTACTTATGCCAGCCAATTACAATTCGATTGGGATAAAGAGGTTACCCGCTTGAACGACCCTGTTGATTACGGACGCGCAGCTGAAAAAGCTGTGGCTGAAGGCTATGACGCTGTTAAAGTTGACCCGATTGTTTACGATAAAAACGGGGCAGGGCACTTTGATCGCACCAAGTTGTTTACTCAGCCAGAAATGCGCTTGTTCAGAGCGCGGTTGCAAGCCATCCGTGATGCGGTAGGTGACGACGTAGATATTATTTTTGAATGCCACAGTTTACCCGGTGTTGCCACGGCCATTCAGTTAGGTGAAATGGTCGAAGACATTGGTTGTTTGTATTACGAAGAGCCAGTGAACTACTTGAATTCTAAATTACACGATAAAGTCGCCAAGCGCGTGAATGTGCCCATTGCTGGTGGTGAGCGTTTATATAATCGTTGGGGGGTTAGACCGTATCTAGAAGATCAAAGCCTAGACGTATTGCAGCCCGACATTGGCTTATGCGGTGGTTTCACTGAAGCCAAAAAAGTCTGTGATTACGCTGATGTGTATGACGTACGCATCCAGGCCCATGTGTGTGGTGGCCCCGTGGCGACGGCGGCGAGCTTACATTTAGAAACTGCTATCCCTAACTTTTTGATTCACGAGCATCATACTTACGCCATTAAAGACTGG encodes:
- a CDS encoding sensor domain-containing diguanylate cyclase — encoded protein: MTYFNAVHVSVIMTLNLWGSRILKPIFSCVLVNGRSKGQFATGSFCYLSAALLICSIFSHRLYAQEQDTCFVFHEQQNDTPLSLTLNQIKRVPVKQFTNHLSVACHVKEQSVLIINNNAIRKASLHIEHEEQQKIAANKLVFVLPQGQYNASLVLDAERDFSLTLVRKTWPDYALAGQQHNLLLGLFYGLCITLVFYLYVMGRSLKDKRFHFYCYYVLCAGIFFLLQEGNINLFFDANLTNNIRLNLLFAGLTVFTGTIFVVTLLGLQRRWSRFTRYVVMYPAVFVLGVSIVLCFLPRGEWFTLLAIIMARTTMAVLMCTFGLIAYASYVRVHTARLVLLASLTVCCAMVFRIFLGDQSPFLQRYGLLFSFAIESFLLAIATSERIKRINQEKILAQAQAMTDPLCEIFNRRGWEEAAEKIVKNHNTQQGILCLLYIDLDYFKEINDNFGHKAGDQVLRIMAKIIRKQMRDQDAVGRLGGDEFVALAQFEDERQSEILRERVTKRLKNINISTDSAQIRVTASVGCVVFSDNEISVSEMLQKADQAMYMSKRENQDKTCS
- a CDS encoding phytanoyl-CoA dioxygenase family protein, whose amino-acid sequence is MLSVDQKNEFRAQGYIVLNQLFSTAEMASLKSEAESIVELFDPNSTRAVFSTQDQSKSRDDYFLQSGDKIRCFFEEEAFDEKGDLKQAKAVSINKIGHALHTLNPVFKAFSHDPRIRQLARDVGLFKPQIHQSMYIFKQPKIGGVIRWHQDGTYFLSDPLSVVTFWFAVEDATIENGCLQVKADGSDTPLREQFMRFTDDSTELKVLDDTPWPKDEDAKPLEVKKGSLVVFDGLLPHFSAPNRSEKSRHAFTLHMTCATTKYDPLNWLQASPSLL
- a CDS encoding peptidylprolyl isomerase, producing MKAGACHILVKTEKEAQQLKAQLDKGANFQQLAKKHSLCPSGKKGGDLGEFSPGTMVKAFDSVVFKKEILTVHGPVKTQFGYHLIKTLYRG
- a CDS encoding class II aldolase/adducin family protein; translation: MFALSDRSLKGQVSDAEWQTRVDLAACYRLVADARWGDLIYTHISARVPGTDEYLINPFGLTFEEVTASNLVKVDLEGNILDGSPYTINPAGFTIHSAIHEVRHDAQCVIHLHTKATISVASLKDGLQPWSQYAMFSLSSMSYHEYEGLAVNADEKRRLQDDLANNNHMLLHNHGGLTLGPTVGDAFMRFYDLQRACEIQMDLLQANQSVIEIPQAIVDGIYAQANVVHSGQTGGQKAWPAMLRKAYKLDPSFCE
- a CDS encoding mandelate racemase/muconate lactonizing enzyme family protein, which codes for MKITRVEIFDIECPKRTVWNPVFIRIHTDEGITGVGEAGLAYDWGHSAAAHMIKEIAEALLIGFNPVNTELLWSKMLREGFWGLGGGPVFYAAMSAIDTALWDIKARALNVPLYQLLGGKTNEKLRTYASQLQFDWDKEVTRLNDPVDYGRAAEKAVAEGYDAVKVDPIVYDKNGAGHFDRTKLFTQPEMRLFRARLQAIRDAVGDDVDIIFECHSLPGVATAIQLGEMVEDIGCLYYEEPVNYLNSKLHDKVAKRVNVPIAGGERLYNRWGVRPYLEDQSLDVLQPDIGLCGGFTEAKKVCDYADVYDVRIQAHVCGGPVATAASLHLETAIPNFLIHEHHTYAIKDWNRELCIQDPQPVNGFFEVSETPGIGIDLNDEIVYRSPHMEVK